A window of Bemisia tabaci unplaced genomic scaffold, PGI_BMITA_v3 genomic DNA:
AGTTAGCGTCATcaccagagttgctaaaagaaatttcatcgaatgaaatttctttcgaccgacaaaatgtcaaaaatgcttattttttctaacagaatttgtttctattttcaaagagaataatattcgtcaattagaccagttggagcgcggtcttctctcagctcttcTCTTCTGGCCTTCTCTCactactctttctcttctggcagttctggctcatcatggggagggggaccggggaccataacctcaaatttcaaactgataatttctgaaaaaaccagagacaaatgaaaaaatcatttaaattgtttcaaagatagttcaagatccctcccttttgtaccaaaaaagaaagatatactattagggggtactaggattctttatagtcaagaaatttgttttgctccaaatatgtaagctaacgtcttactttatccgtaaaatttattttggtgttcaaccggtacggctgtgtgttcaaccaaaatttaagataaaaaattcaaaattatgtttttgctgttttactcaactttctgggcatttctaaaggtccctttcacagtttaccacgttcctataaatgaacttaaggagattcataagtttcaagggtttaatcctgaattctgcgtgttaaatgaaatttctttttataatctttcatgaaatttcttaactctggtcATCACTGACCAATGAGCGAGCTGTAGGTACTAGCGCGCTCTCGTGTCAACGTACGCAACTTCTTCAACTTCTGTTTCAGTTTTCTATcattgagtcgggcctctaaccctCTTACTCTCTGTCCATCACGAACCCAAAGATCGGAGTCAAAGGAATGACTTAATCTCGTGCGATCTCAAAGTTCAAAGCTAGGCCCGACTGAATAGGGAAGAATTGAAGCAGAAGTTGAGCCGTGAGCAAGCAGTTGCGTACGTTGgcgcgagagtgcgcggcgagcgggaATCCCATATACCACTGCGCtgatacaaaaaattacatggagAAAGGAAGTTTGAACTCACAtcggatgcttaaaaattggattttgtcAGCGAATTTGTCACGATTATATTTCAAGAATAACTGGATAAtaatttgcaataaggaaccacaatctctggctcttccatgaaagcaccttCCTGCACAGGGAAACCGAAAACCGATGATTTAtatgttgtttcaaaaatgtttccttggtgcaaaatgtggtccgacTATAGTTGAAATCGCTTattatctcgattttccagCGACTCCACACGTATGCGCCTCGTCAGTTGAACCCCTTAATTGAAATGGTGAGCTCCAAAACGCACATTTGCCTCGAATGGGCACTACATGTAGATGTACTCCTCGTGGTACTGGCGGAAGAAGGATCGGGTAAGTCAGGTGAGTTTGGCTGAAAAATTTATAGTGTTTACTTCTGGACTAGGGATTGCtggatttctttattttctggGATTTATAAGTAAATGTTGTTTAGTtgttatttttggtgttttaatTTTAGATTCTAATTACATTAATAATCTTGTTTTCTTTATAATCAGTTTAGTTTTATTTATAAATATTCTTTTTTGTTACGAGAAATGTTGGTAGACGATTAAAATGGTATAACAATGGATTTATCAAGTTTGGtttggtaaaatttgtattttttaggtCTGACCGatttttatgttatttaaatgttaagttaaaattaaagaattagCGTCGGGCAGATACTATACGATTTGACACATTAATCGTGACTAAAAATGGATGTTAATTCGTTAATTTAGAGAAGGACTTCTCACCAGATATTTACGCCAACCTTTAATTATGAAATCCACCTCGCATTCCTGGCCACGGCGAGGGGCACTAGCCATGACCGCCATGAGCCATGAGAGGGCCAGGGCCACGCGCCTCGAGAGTGAGAGCGTGCGTCTCGAGAACCTGGCCGTTGGGCGTTCAGATGACGACTGGTAACGCAATGAGGGTAAGAGCCGCGCGGCACTCCTCTGATTGGTCCATCTCCCCTCGTACAAGTGGCATTAGGTCCGACGAGGTCCCGCGCGCGGCACCGTTTTTAAAAGCGTCGCGTGGCCCCTCCACTCGTTTCGTATTTACCGCGATACCGCTCCTTCATTCTTACCGTTTATTGGTTCGTTTTAGTGGGAAACGGAGAGGGGTTCGGCCAATCGTGACGCTTCTCCTAAGTCGAGCGACGGTATAAAAAGCGGACTCATGCCCTCCCAGACATCATTCTCGTGTCAATACTTGAAGCAGCGCAATCATGACTGGACGTGGTAAAGGAGGTAAAGGTCTCGGCAAAGGTGGAGCCAAGCGTCACCGAAAAGTGCTCCGCGATAACATCCAGGGTATCACCAAGCCCGCCATCCGTCGTCTGGCTCGCCGAGGTGGAGTCAAGCGTATCTCTGGTCTCATCTACGAAGAAACTCGTGGTGTCCTCAAGGTTTTCCTAGAAAACGTCATCCGTGATGCCGTCACCTACACCGAGCACGCCAAGAGGAAGACTGTCACCGCCATGGACGTCGTCTACGCCTTGAAACGTCAGGGCCGCACCCTCTACGGTTTCGGAGGTTAATTTCCTTCCTGCCAGTGCCGCACATCCAACTCtttaaaacggcccttttcagggccaccaaaTCTATGAGCACGTCACCATCGTCTACATCTATCACCGACCAGAGAGTATGGTAGGTGAAGAGGCCCGGCTGGGTAAGgtagaaaattagaaattgaaacagaagttgagcCGTCAGCAAGGAGATGAGTACGTTGGCAcgagagtgcgcggcgagcgggaTTCCCATAAACCACTGCGCTGATTGGCCAAGCGagagttgcggacggacgatgtatgaaaaattgcctattgccgcaatcagacgctgaatttagcaggtgaatgtggaagtcaacagtcatcgcccaacggctgaaatttagcaaattcgagttattttcaaccagatgtgtatcaaatctactcgaatagttcagaaaaattcaaaataggtccgatggttgctgagaatcgttgctgaattttgcgcgtgacgcgcaaaattcaggcatcgggccgatgacttccacattcaagccacattcagctcccacattcagcgtgtgattgcggtgtcagTGAGgatggtccggcagcaacatacccgccgccagtcgctggaaaacaatagaaactAGTAGTTTGCGTACATCGCCTGCGAGCGCTTCTGTTACCTAGcattgagtcgggcctctaaccttctgTACTCTCTGTCACCGACAAATACCCCTGAAAATCTCGTCGGTCGTGACATTATTTTCAGATAACTCAAATCAGCGCACCAGATTAGTAAAGAAAATGCTGGTGCCCCATTAAGTAGCTTTTATCGCGGGCTCGGGCATCTTCTCGGTTCGAAATTCGAACTTGGCGCAAATGGTTGCAAATCTGCTCCTAATAATAGTCTAATGCTTCCTTCCCATAATCCCATGTCTACCTGATAAGTGATAACGTAGGTCAGCATCAGAACACCACCGCTGGCCGCACAGAACTTCGAGTAAAGCTCACTCCGATTTCGCAACAACTTTTCGTATGGAGTGGTGGAGGTAAAAGATTTCAGAgtcattgttttattttattttatttttttccttttactttTTGTCAGATGCTTTGACCAAGATTTTCATAGTTCCTTTCGTAATGGCTTCGCTGATTGTGAGCTTAAAAAGGAATTAGGCGATTCCTAAGGTTAAGTTTACTCATGGTTTCCTCGTCATTGCTGTTCCAGCAATCGATCAGTTGCGATACAATTATCTTTTAAATTGGGGGAAAAACCGCCAGTCGACGAGATAGAGGGGACGAAAACCGATTTGACAGTTTGCTCTCAACTTTCAAAGTCTGTACTGTGTAATAGTGGAAAAGACCTTAAGACCCCACTCATAATCGGCCATTTGGAAAGCCGGTATGGCCAAAGACCAGATGTGGTGCTCTAGTGTTGGTGGCTCTAAGAAGAGCCGTTGGAAAAGGCAAGCCGGCCGGCTGCATGATGTCCGCCGCGTGCTGTGTGGTGATGTGAGGTGAGTCCCGTGTGACGTACGGGTGCGGACTGTCTTGCGGCGGTGAGGTCACGACATATATAGCCGTGGTTGAGACTGCGGCGGCCAATCAGGAGCGAGCATGGGCTGCGTCGCCAGAGGtgagcggtgattggccgccacagtACTTCCCTGCGGTTGAGACGGAGTCTCTGTGGGTGGTTGGAGAAGTGAGTGGTGAAATTAGGTGTTGGAGTGAAAACAGGATTGGAAAATGTGTGTATAGTGGGTGAAAAGTTGAGGATTGAGGGAGTGATGATGGAATATTTGAGGACTTGATTGAGTGATGGTTGATTGAGTGAGTTGAGGGTTGATGGAGTGAGTTGAGGGTTGATTGATTGGTGAGAATCGAGAGGTGCATGTCAGCGTGCCGGGGAGCGCCATTCGACCCGGGTGACACACGGTTGAAGATATGTGACTATCATCTTTCCGGGCAAGGAGGTTGATGCGCTGGACAACAAGTTGGGAACGTGCTGTGTTCTGCGGCAACTTGCTGGAGCGTGTTGATTTGCGCAGCGGAGAGAGATGGATATGATGCGGTGATGATGCTGGAAGCTTTCAATGCTCATGCTAAGATGATCAAATATGACTGTTCCAGTGAGAGATTTGAGTTTGAGTGCTTGAGTACAGTTGACTTGAGAGAAGGTTGAGCGTGTTCTTGAGGCGAGGATGCATGAATGAAGTGAACCAGAAGGCTGAACGTGTTCACTCACGACGGGAGTCACCAATATGGCCAAAGACCAGATGTGGTGCTCTAGTGTTGGTGGCTCTAAGAAGAGCCGTTGGAAAAGGCAAGCCGGCCGGCTGCATGATGTCCGCCGCGTGCTGTGTGGTGATGTGAGGTGAGTCCCGTGTGACGTACGGGTGCGGACTGTCTTGCGGCGGTGAGGTCACGACATATATAGCCGTGGTTGAGACTGCGGCGGCCAATCAGGAGCGAGCATGGGCTGCGTCGCCAGAGGtgagcggtgattggccgccacacCGGTATCCCTCTAGCAAATCGGAGCTCTTCAGTCGGTTGATCAATAATCTTTTCTCCGCATTACAAACGAACTTTTTCTTCGGAATTTTCATCCATCAAACCTGAGGGAGCCCGAGTGCTTTTGCGAGAGGTGCGCTCGccaatttcaatatttcaatgatttcatgAGGACTAGCCGTCttcaacattttatttaaacttTGGACTGGTAACGTCATTAACGgcgtaattattttatttccacAGAAACGCGAAGTAAATTTTGTTGCAGAATTGGAAGATTTTGACTAGGTTAGACAAGGTGTTAGAGTTTGAAAACAATCCTCCAAAGTGTCAATTGCAGAGACAATAACTTCGCGAAAacaatttccaggaaaaatcgaaacaaaaataaaatcctcCGAAAAGTCAATCATGATTACCATCACTATCACCGCCCGACTCCTTTCCCGCAAAATAAAATGTCAACAGCACGCAGtgttcccaagcggtctcccatctaagtactaactacgcccgacgttgcttaacttcggtgatcggacGAGAACCGGTGCTTTCAACGTGGTATGGCCGTTGACGGCTGCAGTAGCGCTCTCATCACTATTTCTGACAATCCGATTCACCGACAACATCAATTCAGTTACTCTCGTTCAGTCTAAACTTCTGAATACTAACAACAGTCCCCTGCAGCACTTATCATAAGTGGCTCGCATtcagcaagaaggaaccagcgcaaataCAGTGTTgttccttcataattatctaaaaaaatctcccaaaatagcaaCTATATTTACATCCCACCAAAAAAGtattaatttcaaagggaaataattgtgtaaatgttaatactgtacataataattattatttttaaaagaaaaaaataaattgtacgattttg
This region includes:
- the LOC140225821 gene encoding histone H4, with translation MTGRGKGGKGLGKGGAKRHRKVLRDNIQGITKPAIRRLARRGGVKRISGLIYEETRGVLKVFLENVIRDAVTYTEHAKRKTVTAMDVVYALKRQGRTLYGFGG